Part of the Leptolyngbya sp. BL0902 genome, TCACCCGTTCGGCATCGTCGGGGTGGATGTGAATGGCCCAAAAGCCTTCCCAGCCAACGATTTCTGCTGGGGAATAGCCCACCATGCCCTCAATATTTTGGCTGATGAAGGTGATGGTGTAGTCCATGCTACAGGCGAAAATAGCGGCGGGGTTAGTGGCCAAGATAAACTCTAGGCGATCCTTGAGCTGTTGGGTTTCTGCCTCAGACTGCTTCAAGACCGTGATATCCTGCACCGACCCAAGGATAGAAGCCACCCGGCCATCGGCGTCGCGGCTGAAGACGGTATAGCGGTTGAACACCCAGCGAGGTTCGCCCTGGGCATCACAAATCCGTAGTTCATTGCTGCGAGTTTCACCGTCGGCGAGGTCATTCAGGTGGGCATAGTCATCGATCAGCCGTGCTAACTGATCAGGGGGCAACAGCCGAGAGAAAAAGTCAGCCCCCATGGCCAGTACGTCTTCGATGCTGTAGCCGAGAATGTCCTGCACGGCCCCGCTCACGTAGAGGTTGCGGCGTTCCTTGATGCCGTAGACATACAAAATATTGGGCGAGGCATCGGTGATGTGCTGTAAAAAGGCGCGGCTCTCCTTAAGGGCGCGTTCCGCCCGCTTCCGATCACGAATATCCACCGCCAAGCAGAGGGTTTCGCGTTCGTTGACCATCACGCCCCCAATCAGGATAGGAATCCGATGGCCTTCCCGATGGAAGTACTCCTTCTCAAAGGCGCTAATCCAGCCCTGCTGCGCCAGTTCTACCGCCAGTCGTCGATCCTGTTCGGCATACTCCGGCGGGGTGAGGGCATCCCAGCGCAGGGCTCCTGCTTCTAGGGCTTGGCGGTCATAGCCCACCAGGGTTAAAAAATAATCGTTAGCCTCCAAAATGCTGCCCTCTAGATCGGTCAGCAGCAGCCCCACCACATCCGACTGGAGAAGCTTCCGAAAACGACTCTCGCTGGTTTGCAAATGGGCGAGGGACTGGTTGAGGTCGGCCTGACTGGTTTGAATCGTCTGCGCCATCCGATTAAACGTGTCCGTCAGATGGGCCAGTTCGGCAATGGCGGTGGGCTCGGTCAAGACCTGGGGCAATCCCTCCGCCAACCCTTGGCTGGCCTGGGCAATTTGCCGTAGCGGGGCCATAATCAACCGTGCGGTTAGCCAACCTAGCCCCGTCGATGCGAGCAGCGTCCCCCCCCACAGAAGCCATAAACTCCGCTGATTGGCCTGCACATTGGCCATCAAGTCTGCATTGGGCAATATCAGTACTAGTACCCAGTCTAGGCCATAGGAATCTCGGTAAGTTTGCGCATCCACATACAGCACATCGCGGTTGACTTGCAGGGTTGCATGGCTGTGGCGAGGCAGGTGATCGAAGGTCGCATTCCCCTGGAGCAGGTGTTGGGCAACGGCTCGCAGGTGGGGATCGTCGCTCTCCTGGGCATAGAGGCGCTGAATGGTGCCTTGTGCATCGCGGCTATAGGGTGGGTCTGGAGCAGAACTAGCGACTAGCGCCCCAGACCGCTCCCAAATAAACGCCTGCCCTGTCGGCGAAAACTCTAGCTCAGCTAGAAACTTGCTAATATCCGCCAACAGCAGAAACGAATTTAAGACTCCCTCAAATTGCCCCTGGTCATCCCGCAAGGGCAGCAGGGCATTGATGGAAAGCTGGGATGTGGTGTGGGTCGAAAAAATCGGCGACCAAGCCTGACGGGGGAGGGACTGCGCCGCCCGATACCAGGTTAATTCGCTGAGGGGTAAAGATTGGGTGTAGGCCACTTCTTGCGGTAGGCCCCGATCATCCACCAAAGAAAAATAACGTTCGCTGAGATGGAGGGGGTTGCGATGAATTAAAAAAGGCGTGTTGGGCAACAGAGATCGCCCTGTGAGTTGCTCTGCTTGGGCCAGGGATATGGGGCTGGTTAACTTGCCGTAGCCTAGCTCTAGCCCCGATTCTAGCCCTAGGGTCACGGGGGGCAGGGTGGGCGCAAGCTGCATTTGTCGCCACAAAATCTGGCGCAGTTGAGCTTCGTTCTCCACAGGCCACTGGCTTTGCTGAAGGAGCTGGTAGGTGGCTTTTAGGGCACGATGGTGCCGCTGCAACCGCAAATCTAGATCCGCGTGAATGCGCTGGGCAGTCTGTTCACGGAGCTGCTCAGCGACCTGCTCTAGATCCTGTCGGGCGCTGCGCTGAGACAGGTAAACCGCCACCCCCACTGCCCCTGCCACCTGCACCACAAAAGGTACCACCAGCACCCACAGCAGGGGCACTCGGGGCCACTTCTGCCGCTGGGCATTGGGCCAAACCTGAGGCAACGGCAACTTCATAGGTCAGCGAATTGTTGAACTGCGGCTTTTTCCAGTGTCCCTCTGTCAGACTATAGGCATACAACCCCATAAACCCTGATTTTACCCTTGCGGGTTCTACTGAATTAGGGCCGCTGAGATACTGGTCGTGTCGGATCCCTCTACAGCCTCAATAGCCAGGTGATCCAGAGAGCAATTACGGCTTGTTGCGTTTAGATCGTCCTAGGCAATCTCATCAGGGTCAATCCCTAACTCCCGGAGCTTGGCGGCTAGCCTTTCACTCCGCTGCCGTTCGGCCTTAGCAGATTCCTCTGGACTGGGCACCAGGTTGCCCTCTGGGGTAAAAAAGCGCAGTTGGTTGTTGTGAATGCCCAGGTACAGCCCCAGTTGCTCACTCCAGCGCCAGCCCCGATCATTGGCCTCCAGCGGACGATAGGTGCCATCAACTAAATGAAATCCCTCAAACTCCAAACTATGGGGGTCGAACCAAAAATAGTCGGGGGTGCGGAAGGTGTCTTGGTAAAGCTGCTTTTTCAAGCCCCGGTCGGTCTGGGCAGTGGAGTCCGACAGCAGCTCGATAATCACATGGGGGTACTTGCCCTCCTCTTCCCACACCACCCAACTCTTGCGAGGACGACGCTCGGTACCCAGCACCACAAAGAAGTCCGGCCCTCGGAAGTCCTCCGACTTGCGCTGCTTAGGGCTGTAGTAAATGGTGAGGTTGCCAAAGGCGTAGTAATCTTGGCGGTCGCGCCAGAGCCAATCTAAACACTGAATTAACAGCAGAATTTGGCGCAAATGAAGTTCGGTTTCCAAGGGGGGTTCGTCGCTATAGAGGTCGCCAGGGGGAAACACCACCGCTTGCTCAGCCGGGGATGCCGCCGTCTGGGACGGATCGTTAGGGGCGATCACGGAAGTAGCGGAGGGCTGGGCAAGCGTCATGGCAAGGGTGCGAGTGCGGGTGCTTTCAGTATAGCGATGCGAGTAGGGCCAGATTTTTTGTAGGTGAGGTAGCGCAATAGCAGACCCCAACCAGCCCAGCCACTCTGGCGGGTGTTGGGGTCTGATCCGCTGCACTCAACCTACGTTAGGGATGGGTTCTACTTTAGGAATGGGTCAGGCCATCCGGGAGGTGGAATCCCTACTGGGGCAGCACCGCCAGACGGTAGGATCCCTGGCCTTCAAACTCGAAGGATGTCACCAGCAGCAGGTATTGTTCGGTGCCGGGGAGGGTGATGTCGATGCGGGAGTTGGTGTTGGTGGGGCTGATGTCGTCGTTGGAGGCGATGGATTCGCCCTTGGCATTAATCAGGATCAACACGGGGTCGAAGTCATCGCTGTCTAGGGTGATGCTCACCGATTGTCCGGCGGTGCCGTTGAAGGTATGGGTGGAGGCAAAGCGGTTGCCTTGGTCAAACTCCACCACCTGTTTGTGGGGGCCAAGGCGGTCTTGGACTTGCAACAGGGGCGCAGAGGCCACCGCATGGGCAAGGGAAAGGGTTGGCATGCTGTGGGCGGTATGGCGTACCGACAACGGGGCAGCGGTTGAAATGACTAGGGTGGCAAGAAAAAGGCCGATGGTGCTGAGGCGTTGCATAGGAGTAAGTCCTTACGAAGGGGGTTGATTGCGGTCGTAGGGACTTACTTCTGAGCCATCACCACTTATTCAGGTTTGGGATTATCCATCCCTGAACATATCTTGGGCACAAATCGCCTCAACCACGGCCTGACGCATCATGGCCAAAACCCTGGAGGGGTCGTCTACCGAGAACAACCAGCCTAGGGCATCGGCATTCAGGTTGCGATCCAAAAAGAATTCGGCCTTGGCTAGGGCGATGGCTTCTGTATCCAGATCGTTGTGGGCTAGATTCGCTTCGAGGTGGGCTAAATCGGTGGCAATTTGGTCGCGCTCCTCGCCCTCCGGCATGATCTGCAAAGGAAATCGGCGGCTAGAGACTACACGGCCATCCAGGGCAAAGGTCTCGACTTGCTGCTCGTAGGTGGTGCCCGGTTCGAGAGGATCGCCGTTGTAGGGCTGGATGGCGACAAAGGTTTCATCCGGCGTCAACGGCGTTGTCCAAAAGGGTTCCTCGTCATCTGAAATATAGAAAGCCGTACTTTTGAGGTCGCCCTGGAGGATCAGCAGCGGTTCTAGCGTCCAAACCATCTCGCCATCGCCAGGGCTAACCAGGCAAACGCCACTGCCCCGCGATCCGCCATCGCGGCCACGGTTGGTGTCTTGCAACGGGCCACCGCTGGCCAGAGTGCGAAGGCGACCCCAACTTAGCCAAGGGCTGAGCGTTTCGGAGGATGCGGGGGTGAACGAGGACAGAGTGGCCACCACCGCCACACTACCGATAGCCGCCATCATCCATCTAGCTTTGTTCATCGGGGGCCTCCTTAAGCTTGGGTAAACTGTACAGCCAAACTGTGAGCGTGGGCAGCAGCCAGGGCAACAGCACCGCCGCCGACAGATACACCTGCAACGCCAACACTCCATAGCCCAGGGTGGCCATCACCAAGCAGGCCGCTAGGGTCATCCGTTTGGGGGAACGTTGGCGAAGGTACAGGGTGAGCGCTTTGCCCACCGCCGCCGCCGCCAGCACCAGCCACAGGTCGGGGATGGGAATCACCAGGCGATTGTGGAGTAGGTGGTGGGTGATGTAGGCATGGGTTTCGCCGCCCGTGAAGTCGAGCAGGCGTTGTCCGGTGCGGTCGCGCCAGTAGCCAATGGCGGCGGGCTGGGGAAAGTTGTCGTCGCCCTCGCGGCCAATGCCTGCGGCATCGTAGTAACCCGGCACGATCATCACCAGGGTGTTGTCGAGGCGGGAGAGGGGCAACAGGGCCGTTTCCGGGTCTTCCAAAAGCTGCCAAGCGGGCACCGTGCGGTAGACCTGGGAGGGGGGAATGGAAAAGTCGATTAGCGGTTGCAGCCAGTGTTGGCCCCAGCGGGTGGAGAGTTGGGTGAGGGGATGCACCTCGGCCCACGGAGATAGGCCCAGGGAAGTCTCGCGCTGGTAAGCTTGCACTTGGGCTTCTAGGGCAGGGCCGCTGAGGCTGGGGCGAGGCACATTTGAATCGCCTTGTTTGGCTCTCTGGTGAAGTGTCCAGGCGGTGGCCAACTGGTAGCTAAAGGGGGTTTTGGCGTCGGGATGGGCCTCGCGGGGCAGCACATGGCGAAAGGGAATAAAGGCGTTGCCCTGCAAAATTCGGTCAGGGTCGATCACGGTGGGGTAGGGGGTTGTCCAGGAAAAGTCGCGGTTGCGGCTGCTAATCAGCACGGGCCAGGTTTGCTGATCCAGGGCGCGGCTCAGGGCTTGGTTGAGGGCGGGATCGTGGTCGGTTTGGGGTAAGTCGAGGATGTAGTCGAGGCCAATCACAGCGGCCTGACGATTACTCAGTTCAGTAATCAGGTTGGCCAACAGGGCGCGGTTGATGGGTCTGGGGTTGTCGATGCCCAGGCGGGTAAAGGTTTCGGGGTCGATCTGCACCAGCACAATCGGCGAGGGCGAATCGGCGGCCACTTGCCCTGTGCGATCTCGGTAGATGGCCTGGGCCAGCACCCGCTGATCCAGCAGCCAATCCTGGACGGCAGGCACCAGGCTAACTAGGCAGAGGGTCGCAACGGTGACGGCCTCGTAGGCGGTGGGTTGCCAGCGACGGATCAGGGAACGCCAGCCCACGGGCTGAATCCGGTAGGGCACCGAGTCGGGGTGGCGAAACAGCGACGGCACCAGGTAAGCCGAGGGATAGGTGAGTTCCTGCTTCACCTTGAGGTAATCACTGGCCTGACGCAGGGCCTCCTGCACATCGTCGAACTGGGTGAGGTGCTGCAACAACTGCACCAAAAAGGTTTGGGCCACCTGGTTATGAATCGGCTCCCGCATAATCGCCACCTGGCTCAGCCCCAAGCTAATCAACGCCTGAGCGATATCCAACCCGCTGCACGAGTTAAACAGGGCAAACTGAAGCCCGTGGCGCTGAGCGGCTTGCAGGGCGGGGGCCAGTTCCTTGATGGAAAGGGCGGTGTTGGGCGCAATGGCCACCTGGCCATCCAGCAGGGCCGATTCGTTGCTGTGTCCGGCAAAAAACAACACATCCCAACCGCGAGGATCGGCAATGGTGCGGCCAATGCGCTGCTTGAGGGCGGTAGTATCTTCCCCCGGTTGCCAGCCCAGGTAGTGAATCTCTAGCAGCCGATTTTGGGCATTGAGGGCGTTGCGTTCGCCCGTAAAATTCAGCCCGGTTTCGTCGCCCAGGATGGCCAACACCCGCGCCTTGCCCCGCCGAAAGGACTGGCGATTCACCGTCGTGGCCCGAATATTCGGCGGCGAGCGCACAATCTGCACCTGCTGGCCCAATTCCCAGGTTTCCCAGGGCAGACGGGCAATGTCTATGGGGTCGCAGGCGATGAATAGCTCCAAGGGGGTGCCGTTGCGCTCCGCCGTTTGGGAAGCCGCCGCCAACTCGGCCCGCAGGTCGTAGAGCTTGCCGTCCTTCAACCAAGTGTGAAACTCCGACAACAGCCGCGCCTCGGCCTGCTTAAGCTGACTGTGCCAATCCACCTCCACCGCCATTACCTGCCCTGCCACTCCCACTCGGCCCCGCATACCGTGCTTGTAGTAGCCCAGGTAGGCCCGCTGCCACGCGCCATACAACCCCAGCAACGCCGGAGGAAACGGCACAGTCACCGTTAATCGCTGCCCCTGGCCCCAGGTAAGGTCAAACAGGCAGCTTTGGTCGATTTTGTGGATAGTTAGGCGATAGGACATGGGAGGGGGCAGGGTGAAAAAGACGCGGTGAACTGGAGAGGGGGAGAGGGGGAGATACCGCTCAGAAGGCGTAGGTTGGCCATTACTCCATCGGGCTCCATTGGCCAGAGAACATAAACGAGGCCCAGTAGTAGGGATGCTGGTAGGTCGGATTCTGCATAAACTCAAGCTGTACTTGGCGCAGGGCTTCGCTGCGGCCTTCGCCGTCGGTGAGGCGTTGGTAATAGCGCTGCATCAGTTCGGCGGTGCCGAGGTCGTCCACCTTCCACAGGCTCATCAGTTGGCTTTCGGCCCCAGCCATCACAAAGGCGCGACGCAGCCCATAGACCCCTTCGCCATTGGCCACGTCACCTACCCCGGTTTCGCAGGCGCTGAGCACCACCAAACGAGTGCCACGCAGATTGAGTGTGGTGGCCTCTAGGGCGGTAAGAACGCCATCTTCCCCAGCACTGGTGCGACTGTTGAACCCAGCTAGGGCCAACCCAGACCGCAGTAAGGGATTTTCGTTGTTGACGGGGCGAGTCGGCGGCGCAACCAGGCCCGTGGGTTCCAAAAATCCGGTGGCTCGGTCGCCACGGGTGGCCGGGGGCGGCACAAATTCCACATCTTCGAGGAAAAATCCGTGGGTGGCGATGTGCAGAATGCTGGGGGCTTGCACGGCCTTGAGGGCGTTTTCGGTGGCGGTGGTTTCGGTGAGGAGGATGGCGTTGCTGGGCAGCAGGGGGGCGATGGCCTCGACTTCTCGCTGGGTGCCGGGGAGGGGGCCAAAGCGGAGGTTGGTGATGTCGGTGGAGCGTTGGGTGGCCCTCACCCCCGGCCCCTCTCCCATGGGGAGAGGGGAGTTAGAAGCGGCGGCGGTGAGTTGGGTGGCGTTGGGGTTGGCGGTGTCGTAGTTGGGGTTGGCGAAAATCACCGGGGGCTGCTGGCTGGGGGCGGGGTTCTGCAATCGCAGCAGGTCGCGCCCGGTGGTGAGGTGGGTGAGGGTGTAGGTTTCGACCAAATAGCGGTCTTGCTCGTCAAGCAGGGCGGCGAAGGGGATCAGGTTGAGCTGGCTGTCGGGGGAGAGCAGCAGGTGGGTGGCCTCGCCGAGCAGGGGGCGGATGGGGGCCATGACCAGATCATCCAGGGCGCGGGCGGTGGTGCGGGCTTGGGTGAGATTTTGGGAGGTGCGGGTGGCGGCGAGGAAGGCACGGGCGACGGTGTCGATGGCTTCGGCCTCGCCCAGGTCTACCCATTTGGGATTGCCAGTGCTGTGCAGAATGTAGGCGGCGTAGCGAGGAGTGCCCCAGCGTTCGGACTGGCTAGCGGCGGGGTTGAAGGGGCGATACTGCACCAGTTCCACCAGGGCAGCATCAGCGGGAATCAGCGCCTGGACGGCTTCGATTTCGACCGGCTCGGTTTCGACCCGGAACTCGGCGCTGCGGCGGGATAGTTCGTTCTCTAGGCGGTTGGCTTCTTGGCGGAGGTTGTCGATGCGGTTGCGGTAGACCTCTGGGTCTTGGTTGCCTAAACCCGCATAAAGTTGGGTGGCGAGCTGGGTTTGCGCGGCGGTGTAGTCATCCAGCAAAGGGGCGAGGTCGGTACTAAGGTTTTGGCGTAGGAGTTGTTGGGTGTCGGTGACGGCATCAAGGACGCGGCCCTTGCGGCGGAGTATGGTGGTGAGGGCGAGGCGGGCGGCGGTGGGATTAGTTGCGGCGTTTTGTAGGTGTAGAGAAGTCACATGATTGGTGGTGGCAGAAAGGGTAGCGATGTATGCCCGTTTGCGATCATCAGAGCCGATGGCCAGGTTTAGGTTGAGGTTGGCTTCTTCAATAGCCAGTCCTTGCCGAAAGTATGTGAGCGCTGGCTCAATTCTGCTTTGAGCATGGTAAAGCCCAACTAAGTTATTGAGGCTGGTAGCGATATGAGGATGACTGTCTTCCAAATGCTCTCTATGAATCGCCAGTGACTCTTGCATGAAGAGTTCAGCTTCCCTATAGCGTCCTTGTTCCACGTACAGCGTTGCCAAATTGTTGAGATTTAGGGCAACATCAGGGTGACTACCGCCCCAATGCTCTCTGCGAATTGCTAGTGATTCCTCGAGAAGGGATTCAGCCTGATCATATTGTTCTTGAGCCTGATACAGCCCAGCTAGATTACTAAGGCTAGAGGCGACATCAGTGTGGCTAGGGCCAAAATGCTCACGAAGAATCGTCAGCGACTCCTGGTAAAGAGGCTCGGCCTCCTCGTAGCGCCCCTGCACAAAGTACAGCAAGGCAAGGCCATTGAGGCTTTGGGCAACGTCGGGGTGGCTGTCGCCCAACTGCTCATAACGAATTGTGAGTGCCTCTTGGTAGAGAGGTTCAGCTTCCCCATAGCGCCCTTGATCATGGTACAGCGAAGCCAAGTGGTCTAGGCTTTGGGCGACGTCAGGGTGGCTGTTACCCAAATGCTCATGGCTAATTTCCAACGCCTCTTGAAAGAGTAATTCTGCCTCCCCGTAGCGCCCTTGGGCCTGATATGTCGAAGCAAGGTTATTAAGACTGCTAGCGACATCAGGGTGGCTGTCACCCAACAGTCCACCAAGAATTCGTAGGGACTCCTGGAATAGTGGTTCTGCCTCATCAAAGCGCCCTGCCTCATACAGCTCAACTCCCTGAGCATTGATACGGACTGCTTCAGCTCGTTGTTCGGCTCGCTCTACGTCAGCCGTGGTTCCAGGTTGTATGGTTAATTGATAACGTCCCGTTTCACCGGAGATAAAAGAGAGCACACTAACCTGGTATGTGCCCGTGTCAGGCAAGCTCAGAACAAGACGAGCATTGGTGCCTTCTCCACCATCATGATTTGCACCAACCAGTTCGCGATTGAGGTCAAATAATCCTAAAAATGTGTCAAATTCATCGCTGATGAGATCAATGACCACAATTTGACCCGCTACAGCTTCAAACATGTGGACAGTCCAAAATCGGCCATCGCTCATAGTTTCGCTGTTCTCATCCAGCACCCCCGTAAAAGTCAGCGGCTCAAAGTCTGGAACCGACTGGGCCACCTTTATCGACTTACCCTGGGCCGAGGGCTGCGACCACGCCCTGGGGCTATGGCCCAGCAGCAGCAGCGCCAGCAGCGCCAAACTCGCCAAACGGGTTGGCCTGCTTTTCTGAAATATCCAAAGCAGTCTGCGGATAGGCTGGGGCAGGGATTTCATCGCAACCTCTGGGGGCTAGGGGGTCGATAACAGGGGCATTTCCTCCTTATATAGTCCTGGCCGAGCCGAGCTTATTCAGTTTGGCCCAGACAATCTTTAGGATTTGGTGCTACCGACGCCGATAGGCTCAGCTTCCATGCTCTGCTATGGCGATTGCCTAGGCTGCGTTCGACTCAATCGGCTTTACGGTCAGGGTCAAACCCACTGACTTCAAAACCGCAATCAGATTGATCAGCGTTGGGTTGCCATGCTCAGACAACATCTTGTACAGGCTTTGGCGATTGAGGTCTGTAATTTCAGCCAAAATACCAACCCCGCCGTGGGCATCGGCCACATAGCGCAGCGCCATCAAAAACTCCGCAACATTGCCGCCCTCAATCGCCGCTGAGAGATAGTCCGCCGCTACCTCAACATCACACAGTTCTTCAACCAAAATATCGTCATAGCTTTCAGTCGGCATGGCTTGTATACTCCTGCCAATAGTCGTGGGCATTCTGAATATCCTGCGGCTGAGAAGACTTGTCGCCGCCGCAAAGCAAAATCACGATCTCAGCCCCATCCAACCCAAAGTAAACCCGAAACCCTGGCCCAAAGCTGAGCCTTAATTCGTACACCCCCGCCCCCACACTACGACAATCGCCAAAGTTGCCTAGCCGCAGTCGATCAATCCGCTGCAAGATCCTGGCCTTATATCGTTTGTCCTTCAGACCCTTAATCCAAGTCTTGAAGGGGGTTTTGCCACCGGGTGTCACGTAGGATTTGACTAACCTGGGCTTGCTTTCCATAGATGAATTGTCGCATAAAAGCGACTGGGCAATTCAGAGATTCATGATTGGCCGCGCTGACCGTGCTACACCTAGCGACTACTGCCCCAGCGCCAACGCTTCCAAATGGTGCTTCATGGCCAAATCCCCGTGGCCACAGAGGCGGCAGAGTTTCGCCATCTTTCGCCGCACCTTCACCTCAAACCAGCGGCCCTCAAACACCGCTGATTTAGATTGGGCCATATCCAGCGCCCCTTCGTAGCAAGCCAGGGCATACCAGTATTGCGACTGAGCTTGGTACACCTGGCCGAGGTCAACCAGCACCAGCGCTTCGCCCACTTCATCACCTAGCCTATGGCGAATCGAGAGTGCCTGTTCAAGCTGTTTTACCGCCAGGGCATAGTGCCCCTCACAGAAGTTGGCCTGACCCAGCAGGTGCAGGGCGGCGGCATGGTGGGTTTGTACCTCGGTGGGGGGGTGGGGGGTGAGGCTGGCCTTGGTAAAGCTGTGTACTGCAAGATTGGCCCAGCGGCGGGCGGATGTGTAGTCATACCGTTGCAGCATTAGGGTCGCCAGTTGGCAACAGGTTTGCCCTAGGCCCAGCCAGTCTTGGGCGGCGCGAAAGGCGGGAATTGCTTTTTGGTAGCAGGCCATCGCCTGGGGCCATCGCTCTAGTTGCAGGTAGAGCAGACCTTCGGTGCGGTGGGCTTGGGCAACCTGGCGGGATAGGGTGGTTTGGACATCGGCAAGTTTGGCTCCGATGAGGGCAACGGTGGCTACGGTGCAACGGAACGATAGCTGAACGTTCATGGAACAACGGTTGAATGGGGGCATCCTGATCTATGGCTGGCGATACAGAACCTATTCACGCTGACTTTTCCAAATTCCTGGCACGGCAACCCAAAACCCTCCAACCTTGGCCTAGCTCTGGGGGGGCATTGCTTCGCGAAGGTATCCTACGGGCTGGGCTAGGCGTGCGACTAGATTTCTGGCTGAAAGGCAAAGGGGGGCCAGTTCAGGGTAGAGCCGTTGGGCATTTCAACGGTAACGGTAAACTGCTCATCCCAGGCGCCGATTACCTGACCGTAGACGTAGGTGAGGTCTGGGCCTGGGGTTTGGTTTACCAAAATGCCTTCGGCATCGCGCACCACGAGGCGGATACCGGGGGGGAGCTGCTCTCCGGGTACTGGCCCCAGGAAGAAAATAATCGACCATTCCGGCGGCGAAGACTCAAACATCGTCCAGGTGAGGGCGTAGAGGCGAAAGGGAAGCCCCACGCGCTGGAGGTCGGTGTAGGCTCCTCGCGCGGTTCTGGGAATGGAGACCCCTTGGGGGGCAAGCTGGCGCAAGACGGCCTCAAGCTGCTCGGCGGGGGTGCTGACGGACATCATGGCGTGGGCGGGGGCCAAGGGGGGCAGCAGGTTCCAGGCCAGCCCATCGGCCACGGTGTCGAGTTGGTCGCGCAACCAGCGGCCTGCGTTGATTAGGCGATCCATCGACTGAGCTAGATCGGGCCGTTGTCCTGTTGCAGATAGGGCGGATGCCGGAGTCGCCTGGGTTGGGGCAGATTCGGGGCTGGATGCCGCCAGTTGGTCAGGATTCAGGCAGGTGAGGTAGAGCAGAATATCTTCGGGAGAACGGTCGAAGTAGGCCACGGGTACAACATAGGTGCCATCGGCTTGAAGGATGAGATCTCCCCGGCGTTGGTGGGCCAGCAGATGATCGCGTCGGAGTCCTGCCAGGATGGTGACTTGATCCGCTTCTTCGTGGACTTCCGCCAAGATATAGAGGTGGGCGAAGTGGGCGGCATCGTCTAGGCTGCTTTGGGGAATCGTCACTACGTCATCACTGAGGCTACCCTGGGCCACGATGGCCAGTCGAAAATCGTTGACCGTGTAGAGGGAATCCGGGGTAGGAAGACCGTTGGGGTCGTAATACAGCGGGAGATCATTGGCCCCAGATTCTAGCCAGGTTTGTAGCCCCTGCACCGCCATGGCCCGCAGCAAGGTTGGCCACTGCTGAGACTCGTCAGGATGTTGCTGACAAGCCCGCACTGCCCAGTCCATCGCAGCGGGTGACAGGGCGACGGTGGTAGCGTGGCTGGGCTCAAACTCAAACTCGGTCGATTCTGTGGCGTGGCTCATAGGACGAAGGGCGATGAAGGGATGGGCAGCGAAAGAGGGCAACATCATGACTCGGCACCCGGCATAAAGGAATGAATGGTGATACAAAGCTGCTGAGAAAACAGGCTTTTGGCGGTGCGGCCCTTGGGCTGTTGGGCTTCGGCGGCGGCTTCGGCCAGGAGGCTATCTACCGTTTCGGCCAGCAGGGTTTCTAGGGTTTGGTCGATGGCCTGCAAGCGGTCGGCAGAGACATAGGCCACGGCCTGACGCCGGACGGTT contains:
- a CDS encoding PAS domain S-box protein, with protein sequence MKLPLPQVWPNAQRQKWPRVPLLWVLVVPFVVQVAGAVGVAVYLSQRSARQDLEQVAEQLREQTAQRIHADLDLRLQRHHRALKATYQLLQQSQWPVENEAQLRQILWRQMQLAPTLPPVTLGLESGLELGYGKLTSPISLAQAEQLTGRSLLPNTPFLIHRNPLHLSERYFSLVDDRGLPQEVAYTQSLPLSELTWYRAAQSLPRQAWSPIFSTHTTSQLSINALLPLRDDQGQFEGVLNSFLLLADISKFLAELEFSPTGQAFIWERSGALVASSAPDPPYSRDAQGTIQRLYAQESDDPHLRAVAQHLLQGNATFDHLPRHSHATLQVNRDVLYVDAQTYRDSYGLDWVLVLILPNADLMANVQANQRSLWLLWGGTLLASTGLGWLTARLIMAPLRQIAQASQGLAEGLPQVLTEPTAIAELAHLTDTFNRMAQTIQTSQADLNQSLAHLQTSESRFRKLLQSDVVGLLLTDLEGSILEANDYFLTLVGYDRQALEAGALRWDALTPPEYAEQDRRLAVELAQQGWISAFEKEYFHREGHRIPILIGGVMVNERETLCLAVDIRDRKRAERALKESRAFLQHITDASPNILYVYGIKERRNLYVSGAVQDILGYSIEDVLAMGADFFSRLLPPDQLARLIDDYAHLNDLADGETRSNELRICDAQGEPRWVFNRYTVFSRDADGRVASILGSVQDITVLKQSEAETQQLKDRLEFILATNPAAIFACSMDYTITFISQNIEGMVGYSPAEIVGWEGFWAIHIHPDDAERVTEELAVFFQQGHSVHEYRWRHRNGQYRWMRNELSLVRDAQGQPQEIVGYCIEISDRKQAEIQLQQTNEDLRRATRLKDEFLAAMSHELRTPLTAILGMTEGLLEEVFGPVSPQQVQALETVDRSGSHLLALINDILDVSKLESGQMTLDLTIPVDMVALCTASLAFVQPQAQAKAIHLSTQLPAALPRMTVDERRIRQVLINLLSNAVKFTPEGGSITLTMAVQPREGQPSEGQATQESDPPAYLCLSVSDTGIGIAEADQARVFDPFIQLDSALNRRYEGTGLGLGLVKRLVELHGGHIVLTSALGKGSCFTVYLPYAVAADLASASPTHPETRPPASPLIWLITADAVLPSSLSSYLRGKGYRVEVISEADLLATPQNLPPALVMVDTQATDGVVLIQTLTQTLGQLFSHTRSADEGDIIPIVALLGPQASPEEANRYLAAGAQATLPRPLRLRDVGHLVQHLVRERASLT
- a CDS encoding Uma2 family endonuclease, with the translated sequence MTLAQPSATSVIAPNDPSQTAASPAEQAVVFPPGDLYSDEPPLETELHLRQILLLIQCLDWLWRDRQDYYAFGNLTIYYSPKQRKSEDFRGPDFFVVLGTERRPRKSWVVWEEEGKYPHVIIELLSDSTAQTDRGLKKQLYQDTFRTPDYFWFDPHSLEFEGFHLVDGTYRPLEANDRGWRWSEQLGLYLGIHNNQLRFFTPEGNLVPSPEESAKAERQRSERLAAKLRELGIDPDEIA
- a CDS encoding PPC domain-containing protein encodes the protein MQRLSTIGLFLATLVISTAAPLSVRHTAHSMPTLSLAHAVASAPLLQVQDRLGPHKQVVEFDQGNRFASTHTFNGTAGQSVSITLDSDDFDPVLILINAKGESIASNDDISPTNTNSRIDITLPGTEQYLLLVTSFEFEGQGSYRLAVLPQ
- a CDS encoding CHASE2 domain-containing protein, translated to MSYRLTIHKIDQSCLFDLTWGQGQRLTVTVPFPPALLGLYGAWQRAYLGYYKHGMRGRVGVAGQVMAVEVDWHSQLKQAEARLLSEFHTWLKDGKLYDLRAELAAASQTAERNGTPLELFIACDPIDIARLPWETWELGQQVQIVRSPPNIRATTVNRQSFRRGKARVLAILGDETGLNFTGERNALNAQNRLLEIHYLGWQPGEDTTALKQRIGRTIADPRGWDVLFFAGHSNESALLDGQVAIAPNTALSIKELAPALQAAQRHGLQFALFNSCSGLDIAQALISLGLSQVAIMREPIHNQVAQTFLVQLLQHLTQFDDVQEALRQASDYLKVKQELTYPSAYLVPSLFRHPDSVPYRIQPVGWRSLIRRWQPTAYEAVTVATLCLVSLVPAVQDWLLDQRVLAQAIYRDRTGQVAADSPSPIVLVQIDPETFTRLGIDNPRPINRALLANLITELSNRQAAVIGLDYILDLPQTDHDPALNQALSRALDQQTWPVLISSRNRDFSWTTPYPTVIDPDRILQGNAFIPFRHVLPREAHPDAKTPFSYQLATAWTLHQRAKQGDSNVPRPSLSGPALEAQVQAYQRETSLGLSPWAEVHPLTQLSTRWGQHWLQPLIDFSIPPSQVYRTVPAWQLLEDPETALLPLSRLDNTLVMIVPGYYDAAGIGREGDDNFPQPAAIGYWRDRTGQRLLDFTGGETHAYITHHLLHNRLVIPIPDLWLVLAAAAVGKALTLYLRQRSPKRMTLAACLVMATLGYGVLALQVYLSAAVLLPWLLPTLTVWLYSLPKLKEAPDEQS